The window ATATAATACCTAAAGGTATAATATTATATAAACCTCGGTATAAATTTCCATGTATAAGGGAGGAATTCGATGGTTAATAAAAAAGTACTAATACTTGTAATTATTTTGTTAATAGGCCTTGGCATAATTTATAACACATCTAAACCAACTTTAAAGGAACATAGACTAGATGAGCTAAATATAAATGTACATATTAATGAAGATGGTAGTGCTAAAATTATAGAAAAAAGGAAGGCTCATTTAGTTGAGGGAACGGAAAATTTTATAATTATAGAGAATTTAGGAGAATCAGAAATTAAAAATTTTGTAGTCAAGGAAAATGGAATTATTTATGAATATGATGATGATTGGAATGTTTATGCTTCTCAGAGAGAAAAAACTAATAAGAATGGTATAGTTAAAACCCCCTATGGTTATGAATTATGTTGGGGCATTGGAAAATATGGTGAACATAATTATGAAATTGAATATACAGTTACTGATTTTATAAGGCAATATGAAGATAAACAGGGAATATTTTGGAGGTTTATAAATGACCAAACCAATATCCCTCCTAGGAATGTGTCAGTAACAATTGAAAGTGATAATAGGTTTGTAAATGAGAATTCAAATATTTGGGCTTTTGGATATAAAGGTGATATACATTTTAGGGACGGAAAAATAGTTGCCACTAATTCTAAAGCTTTTAATGATTCTAATTACTTAACTATATTAGTTGAACTTAAAGAAACTATGTTTGAAACAAATTCAATAGTAGATAAAAGCTTTGAAGAAGTTAAGGAAAAGGCTTTTGAAGGTAGCGATTATAGCCTTTATTCCCCTGCTCCTTCCTCAGGCTTAAGTTCTTTTTCAGACAAGTTAGCTAAAATATTCTTCAATAATATTCTTTTAATAATAATTCTCTTTAGGGTGATTATATCTTTTTTTAATAAAGGAAAAGCATTGACCCGTAAAAAAGTAACAAAATCTAGGAGATATAAACGACAATTCAAGGGTGAACATTGCAAAGAATTTCCTTTCAAGGATAACCCTACTAGTGTATTCTACATCTTATATGAAATGGGTCTATCTAAACCTGAAGATTTAATGACAGCCTTTATATTAAAATGGATTAACCAGGGTTGGATAGAAGTTGTAAATGTGGAAACCGGCATATTTTTTAAAAAAGAAGAGCCCGCTCTTAAACTTATAGAACCTGCTTTGGAAACAATTACTTTAGAGGGAAAATTCTATTCTGCCATGGAAACAGCTACAGATGATAATTTTATATTAAGAAAAAAAGCCCTTAGCAAATGGATTAAAAAGGACTATAGTAATTACGCTACTATGAAAGTATGGGAAACAAGAATATTAGAGGATTCCCTAATCAAATTAAGGGATAAGAAATATATAACCTTTGAAGAAATAGGCTCTTTTACCTCCACTAAAATTGATTCTCAGTTTACACATAAGGGAATGGACGTGGAAAATACTATACATAGGTTTATAAATTATCTATATGACTTTTCATCATTAAACCAACATAGAACAACAAATGTAGAAAATTTAGATGACCTAATGATATGGGCTGGACTACTTGGCATGACAGAAGTTCTTTCTAAAGAAATTAAAAAAATTTATCCAGATTATGAGTCTGAAAGCATATATGGGAAACATGGAATTCATATAGTTAAATCCCTTACTGAAAATGCACATAAGGCTGTTAAAAATACAATTCCAATCCGTGGCCCACGGGGCCCTAGGCCACATGATAGAGGTTACCATAGACACTGGGACGATTTTGATAATTTTGGTAATGGTAGTAGTGGTAGTAGTGGCAGTAGTGGTGGCGGTGGCAGCAGTAGTAGGGGAGGTGGCGGAGGCTCCTCTGGCGGTGGCAGTGGTGGTGGAACAAGATAATATTAAGTAAAAAAAGAAGGTAAATAAATTATAATTTATTTACCTTCTTTTAGTTAAAAGTCCCTTATATAGGACCTATAATAGGTTATCTTCTCATATCCTAATTTAGTATATACCCTCTCTCCAGCAGCAGAAGCCTGGAGAATCACCACAGGACTACCTGCATCAAAGCCTGCATTTGTCGATTCCTGTACTATATAGCTTCCTAGTCCTAAACCCCTTCCACTTTCAATAGTTCCAACATAATAAATTCCTGATACATCCCCTGAGATTACAGTAATTGCTGCTGACATAGGTTTATGACCTTCATATATTAAAAAAGACTTTACATTAGGTGCACACAATGTAGCTTTTGTACTAAACATTCTTTGTCCAACTTCATCTGATTTATCAAAAGCGTCTTTCGTTACAGAAATAAAATCCTTAATCTCTTCATCTGTTTTAACTGTTTTTATCTCAAAACCAGATGGTAAATCTACTGTTTCTATTCTATTTGTCATTATCATTCCTGCAGAGCCTGGTTGTCTCTTCGGTTCTAATCCTTTTTCTTTTAAAATTCTTTCTAGATTATAATCTTCATGAGCCCTTACCCACACTGAATAATTACGTTTTAAGGGACTGAAAAATTCTTCCGCTTTACTAAACATTTCTTCAGCATATTTATCATTTAAACAAAGAGCTCCATTAAGATGTCCATCTTCATTATCTATCCCAATAGTATATATTATATAATTGTCAGTCTCATATAATTTACCACCTTCAATATTTTCAACTCTATGTTTAATAGAGTCTGCTAAATTTTTATCCGCCAATTTTAATAAGTATTTTTGATCTTTTTCCTCCATGTTTAGCCTCCAATATTATTTATTATAATGATAAACTTGATCTATTACTTTAAATCCTAACTTTTCATATATTTTTCCCACTTTAAAATTATTATATTGAAGATATGCATCCTTTTTTTCATTTAAAATACCCAGCCCATCTTGATTAATTTCTCTAATCATTTAATTCCCCTGTTAATTGAATTATCTCATCTATTATATTACCTATATGTTCAATAGTATTTAGTAAAGGTTTATCTGTAGTTATATCCACCCCAGCCATCTTAGCTAATTCTACTGGTGTTTTCGTTCCTCCAGCCTTTAAGACTTCTTTCCAATCATCTAATGTTTTTTGCCCTTCGGTTAATACTCTCTTACTTACTTCAGTAGCTATAGTAAGGCCTGCACTATAAGTATATGAATATAGTCCCATATAATAATGGGGCTGTCTCATCCATGTTAATTCTGCACCTTCGTTAATTTCTACAGCATCTCCCCAGAATTCTTCTAATATTTCTCTCTTTATTTTATTCAATAAAGGTGCTTGTACTGAACCACCAGAATCTATTATCTTATATACTTCTCTTTGATAAGCTGCTTCTAATAAATGGGTTACAAAATTATGATAGTAAGTATTAGATATAATTGATGATAAAACCCATCTTTTCATTCTTTTATCATCAGTATTTTTCATTAAATAATTTGCCATTAACATTTCATTCATAGTTGACGGTGATTCTATGAAATAAAGGGATGGCCTGGTATCAAATATATTTTGATGTTTATGCGCTAAATAAAAATGGCCTGCATGGCCAAGCTCATGGCCCAATGTGAATACTTCTCGCATTGCTCCAGTCCAAGAAATTAAAATATATGGGTGACTACCATAAGGGCTTGCACAAAATGCTCCTGTTGATTTACCTTTGTTTTGAGCAAAATCTATCCATCTTTCATTAAAAGCTCTTTTAATCATTTCTAGGTAGTCTTTGCCTAATACTCCTAGTGCACCATTTATATATTTTTTTGATTCTTCAACTGATACCTTTGGTTCAAAATCAGGGTCTATTACCAATTTTAAATCAGCAAAAGTCATCTTTTCTAAACCATGAACCTTTTGAATTAATTTAGCATATTTTCTCATATGAGGTGCTAAATATTTCATAATTAAATCTATCTGCCTATTATATAATTCTCTATCTATTTCTTGGGGGAATAATAAACTATCAATTACGGAATCAAATCCTCTTAAACTTGCTATAGTTTTTTCTTTTTGTACCTGAATTTGATAAGCTGTTGCTATTGTATTTTCATACTCTCTTAATTTTTTAGAAAAAGCATTGAAAGCTGTATGCCTTATTTTTGTATCTGTTTCATATTCCCATTTTCCTTCAAACAATGTAAAACTTAAAGGATATTCTTTCCCATCCACTTTAAATGTACCAAAGTCCATATCTGCTAACTTAGAAGCATTATAAACTTCATAGGGAGCTTCTAAAGTATTTGAAAGAGCTGATAAAGTTCTCTCTACTTCTGGGTGAAGAGCATATTCCTTTTTCCTCATTATTTCTTTTAAGTAATTATAATTTTCTTTCGATTCTTCCATAGCCTTTTTTATAACTTCTTCATTGGCTTCTATTATTTCTGATTCTATAAAGCTGGTTTTACTATTCAGATTAGAAGCTAAATTCATAAATTTAAATTGTCTTTCTTTATTTTCTGTATTTGTTTGATCCACTTCTACTGCAAGAAAAGAATAGTTTCCTGCAAGCGTAACTAGTTCAGCTAATGTCTTATATTCATCTAAACATTTATTAATATTTCTAGCAATATTTAATTTTCCCTTAAATTTCTTTTCAATATCATCTGTAAGTTTCTCTATCTTATTTATTGTCTCCTTAAACTCTTCCTCGGTTTTAAAAATTGCCATTAGATCCCAAGTTAAATTTTCATCTACATCTTTTCTTTCTAGTAATTCTTTAGCCATTTTAATTCCTCCCTTTTCTAAAAAATTGCGCCTATTAATACGGCTAGTGGACATATTTCTGGGCACATTTATTTAACTAGTCGTATTTTTTTAGCCTATATCAAGTACTTCTGCCTCTCCTATTTTTATTAGCTTTGCCTTCATTAATAAGAGAATTTAGAATGTATAAAGCTCTATTTTTTGAAACCTTTACAATTTTTCTACTTCTTATCGAATCAAATCACCTTTTTTCCAAAACTTTAACCACAATCTCCTTATTATTAAATTCTCCATTATCTTTCCGATTTCCTTCTTTCATAGTACTTATTAGACTCATAAATTTTATTTTTTTCACTTGTTCTATAATTTGATACCCGAAAGTTATCACCTATTTCTTGAAAAATAGACTTTTCAATACCAATTTCCTACACCTATCAATCATCATTTATGTATATATTTTATATTATACCATCTTCATAATCTAAAAAATTAAAACTATTCTGCAAATTAAAAAATCATAAATACTCAATGCAAACATTTTCATAATATGATAATATAGATATGGAAGATTTCTCAGATTTTAAACAGTTTGTGACATAATAAACAAAGTATATCTAAATTGTTAAAAGTCACTTAATATTTTACACAAGGAGGAATATTTAATGATTATTGGAGTGCCAAAGGAAATTAAAGAACAAGAAGACAGAATTGCTGTTACACCTGCTGGGGTTGATGCTTTTGTTAGAGCTGGTCATAGGGTTTTAGTAGAGGCCAATGCAGGTATGGGGGCTAGTTTCACTGACGAAGAATACTCAAACCTAGGTGCAGAAATTGTATCAGACGCTTCTAAAGTATGGGAAGAAGCAGATATGATTATGAAGGTTAAAGAACCACTAAAATCAGAGTATAAGTACTTTAGAAAAGATTTAATTATTTTTACTTACTTACATTTAGCAGCAGAAGAAGAATTAACAAAAGCCTTAATGGAGGCTGGAACAATTGCATTAGCCTATGAAACTGTAGAAAATCCAGATAGGTCCTTACCTCTTCTTACACCTATGAGTGAAGTGGCCGGACGTATGGCTGTACAACAAGGTTCTATTCACTTAGAAAAAACTCGTGGAGGAAAAGGTCTTTTAATAGATGGGGTACCAGGAGTTCCTCCTGCACATGTAGCAGTTGTAGGTGCTGGAATTGTAGGTACTGGAGCTATTAGAAGAGCTGTTGGTTTAGGAGCAAGAGTTACAGTCCTTGATATAAATACGGACAGACTTCGCTATTTAAATGAAGTATTTATGGGAAGAATAGAAACTTTATATTCAAACAACTATAATTTAACAAATGCTATTAAAACAGCTGATTTAGTAATAGGGGCCGTTCTAATTCCAGGAGCTAAGGCACCAAAATTAGTTACAGAAGAAATGGTTAAACTTATGGAACCAGGAAGTGTTCTAGTAGACGTAGCCATTGACCAAGGTGGATGTATTGAAACTACACATCCTACAACTCATTCTGATCCAATATTTATGAAGCATGATGTAGTTCATTATGCAGTAGCAAATATTCCAGGGGCAGTTCCAAAAACATCAACATTAGCCCTTACAAATGTTACTTTACCATATGCTCTTAGAATTGCAAACAAAGGGTGGAGACAAGCTCTAATAGATGAAGAACCATTGAAGAAGGGTGCAAATATATTAGAAGGCAAATTAGTTTATAAAGCTGTAGCAGAAGCTTTTGATCTACCTTATACACCAGTAGAAGATGTATTAAGATAATAAATAATTTTAAAAAGATAGCCTTTAAATTTAGGCTATCTTTTTTATTAATATTTCCATGCTTTTAAAACAAATATTTGAGTAAAATATATTATAATAAATAAAGAAATTGAGTTACAAGAAAAAATTTATAAATTTATGAATTACCTTAAAAATGCTTCATCATTACATGAGAATGAAGATACAAATAACGTAATCTAAAAATGTACTACTGCAGATTAAAATACTACTAATTTATAAAATATAATACTACATATATCTTACTACAAAGTTACAATCTAACTTTATTTAAATTACAATTTTATAAGATATCAACATAAAAAATTGCCAACAGAAAACAACTAATGTTGTAAACCGTTGGCAACTATATATTATTTTTGTAAGGTTGTATTTTACATAGTTTGTAATCTTTTAAAAGACTACATCATTGGCATTCCGCCACCCATTCCAGCCATATTTGGATCCATTCCAGCCATTGGTTCTTCTTCTTCAATATCTATTACTCCAGCTTCTGTAGTTAATACCATTGCAGATACTGAAGCAGCGTTTTGTAATGCTGAACGAGTTACTTTTGTAGGATCTACTATACCTGCTTTTATCATGTCTACATAATCTTCTCTTAATGCATCGAATCCTTTACCTTCTTCTAATCCTTTTACATGTTCAACTATTATTGAACCTTCTAACCCTGCATTTGAAGCTATTTGTCTTACTGGTTCTTCTAAAGCTCTTAATATAATATTTACTCCTGTTTTTTCGTCTCCTTCAACTTCATCAATAAGCTTTTCAACTGCTGTGATACAATTTACAAGCACTGTTCCACCACCAGGTACTATACCTTCTTCAACTGCTGCTCTAGTTGCTGCTAATGCGTCTTCAATACTTGATTTTCTTTCTTTAAGTTCAGTTTCAGTTGCAGCACCAACTTGGATTACTGCTACTCCACCTGATAATTTTGCAAGTCTTTCTTGGAATTTTTCTTGGTCAAATTCTGAATCTGATTCTTCAAGTTGAACTCTTATTTGATGAATTCTTTCTTCAATAGCTTTTTCATCACCTTCACCATCAACTATTGTAGTGTTTTCTTTGTCAATTTGTACTCTTCTTGCTTTTCCTAACATGTCTACAGTTACATCACCTAATTCTTGGCCTAAATCTTCAGCAATTACTTGACCGCCAGTAAGTGTTGCTATATCTTGTAGCATTTCTCCTCTTCTATCGCCAAATCCAGGAGCTTTAACAGCTACACAGTTAAATGTACCTCTTAATTTATTAACTACTAATGTTGCTAATGCTTCTCCTTCTACTTCTTCTGCAATAATCAATAATGGTTTATTTTGTTGAACTACTTCTTCAAGTAATGGCAATATTTCTTGGATATTTGCAATCTTCTTATCTGTAATTAAAATATATGGTTCTTCTAATTCTGCTACCATTTTTTCAGTATCTGTTACCATATATGGAGATATATATCCTCTATCAAATTGCATACCTTCAACAACATCTAAAGTAGTACCCATGGATCTTGATTCTTCAACAGTTATAACTCCATCATTTCCTACCTTTTCCATTGCTTCTGCAATTAATTCACCAATTTGTCCTTCTCCAGCTGAAATTGAAGCTACTTGAGCTATAGCTTCTTTACTATCTACTTCCCTAGAGAATT is drawn from Tissierellales bacterium and contains these coding sequences:
- a CDS encoding DUF2207 domain-containing protein, whose translation is MVNKKVLILVIILLIGLGIIYNTSKPTLKEHRLDELNINVHINEDGSAKIIEKRKAHLVEGTENFIIIENLGESEIKNFVVKENGIIYEYDDDWNVYASQREKTNKNGIVKTPYGYELCWGIGKYGEHNYEIEYTVTDFIRQYEDKQGIFWRFINDQTNIPPRNVSVTIESDNRFVNENSNIWAFGYKGDIHFRDGKIVATNSKAFNDSNYLTILVELKETMFETNSIVDKSFEEVKEKAFEGSDYSLYSPAPSSGLSSFSDKLAKIFFNNILLIIILFRVIISFFNKGKALTRKKVTKSRRYKRQFKGEHCKEFPFKDNPTSVFYILYEMGLSKPEDLMTAFILKWINQGWIEVVNVETGIFFKKEEPALKLIEPALETITLEGKFYSAMETATDDNFILRKKALSKWIKKDYSNYATMKVWETRILEDSLIKLRDKKYITFEEIGSFTSTKIDSQFTHKGMDVENTIHRFINYLYDFSSLNQHRTTNVENLDDLMIWAGLLGMTEVLSKEIKKIYPDYESESIYGKHGIHIVKSLTENAHKAVKNTIPIRGPRGPRPHDRGYHRHWDDFDNFGNGSSGSSGSSGGGGSSSRGGGGGSSGGGSGGGTR
- a CDS encoding GNAT family N-acetyltransferase, whose translation is MEEKDQKYLLKLADKNLADSIKHRVENIEGGKLYETDNYIIYTIGIDNEDGHLNGALCLNDKYAEEMFSKAEEFFSPLKRNYSVWVRAHEDYNLERILKEKGLEPKRQPGSAGMIMTNRIETVDLPSGFEIKTVKTDEEIKDFISVTKDAFDKSDEVGQRMFSTKATLCAPNVKSFLIYEGHKPMSAAITVISGDVSGIYYVGTIESGRGLGLGSYIVQESTNAGFDAGSPVVILQASAAGERVYTKLGYEKITYYRSYIRDF
- the pepF gene encoding oligoendopeptidase F gives rise to the protein MAKELLERKDVDENLTWDLMAIFKTEEEFKETINKIEKLTDDIEKKFKGKLNIARNINKCLDEYKTLAELVTLAGNYSFLAVEVDQTNTENKERQFKFMNLASNLNSKTSFIESEIIEANEEVIKKAMEESKENYNYLKEIMRKKEYALHPEVERTLSALSNTLEAPYEVYNASKLADMDFGTFKVDGKEYPLSFTLFEGKWEYETDTKIRHTAFNAFSKKLREYENTIATAYQIQVQKEKTIASLRGFDSVIDSLLFPQEIDRELYNRQIDLIMKYLAPHMRKYAKLIQKVHGLEKMTFADLKLVIDPDFEPKVSVEESKKYINGALGVLGKDYLEMIKRAFNERWIDFAQNKGKSTGAFCASPYGSHPYILISWTGAMREVFTLGHELGHAGHFYLAHKHQNIFDTRPSLYFIESPSTMNEMLMANYLMKNTDDKRMKRWVLSSIISNTYYHNFVTHLLEAAYQREVYKIIDSGGSVQAPLLNKIKREILEEFWGDAVEINEGAELTWMRQPHYYMGLYSYTYSAGLTIATEVSKRVLTEGQKTLDDWKEVLKAGGTKTPVELAKMAGVDITTDKPLLNTIEHIGNIIDEIIQLTGELND
- the ald gene encoding alanine dehydrogenase, translating into MIIGVPKEIKEQEDRIAVTPAGVDAFVRAGHRVLVEANAGMGASFTDEEYSNLGAEIVSDASKVWEEADMIMKVKEPLKSEYKYFRKDLIIFTYLHLAAEEELTKALMEAGTIALAYETVENPDRSLPLLTPMSEVAGRMAVQQGSIHLEKTRGGKGLLIDGVPGVPPAHVAVVGAGIVGTGAIRRAVGLGARVTVLDINTDRLRYLNEVFMGRIETLYSNNYNLTNAIKTADLVIGAVLIPGAKAPKLVTEEMVKLMEPGSVLVDVAIDQGGCIETTHPTTHSDPIFMKHDVVHYAVANIPGAVPKTSTLALTNVTLPYALRIANKGWRQALIDEEPLKKGANILEGKLVYKAVAEAFDLPYTPVEDVLR
- the groL gene encoding chaperonin GroEL (60 kDa chaperone family; promotes refolding of misfolded polypeptides especially under stressful conditions; forms two stacked rings of heptamers to form a barrel-shaped 14mer; ends can be capped by GroES; misfolded proteins enter the barrel where they are refolded when GroES binds), whose amino-acid sequence is MAKEIKFGEDARRSMEKGINQLADTVKVTLGPKGRNVVLDKSFGAPLITNDGVTIAREIELEDKYENMGAQLVKEVATKTNDVAGDGTTTATLLAQAIIREGLKNVAAGANPIILQRGIHKAVDATVEEIRKFSREVDSKEAIAQVASISAGEGQIGELIAEAMEKVGNDGVITVEESRSMGTTLDVVEGMQFDRGYISPYMVTDTEKMVAELEEPYILITDKKIANIQEILPLLEEVVQQNKPLLIIAEEVEGEALATLVVNKLRGTFNCVAVKAPGFGDRRGEMLQDIATLTGGQVIAEDLGQELGDVTVDMLGKARRVQIDKENTTIVDGEGDEKAIEERIHQIRVQLEESDSEFDQEKFQERLAKLSGGVAVIQVGAATETELKERKSSIEDALAATRAAVEEGIVPGGGTVLVNCITAVEKLIDEVEGDEKTGVNIILRALEEPVRQIASNAGLEGSIIVEHVKGLEEGKGFDALREDYVDMIKAGIVDPTKVTRSALQNAASVSAMVLTTEAGVIDIEEEEPMAGMDPNMAGMGGGMPMM